A single Saccharolobus shibatae B12 DNA region contains:
- a CDS encoding MFS transporter, whose protein sequence is MNTNSILFVLTLGSLMAAVDTTIVLLALPTITSSLHTDLLSSIWVLLAYMIVISVLSTQAGRIGDLFGKGKIYNLGFVIFTVASALCGISTNIDMLIIFRIVQAIGGSMLVANSSSIVADVFPPNRRGKAYGITSLGWNIGALVGIVLGGILTTFLGWQYIFYINVPIGIVAVLLGVMNIKDINKVNTKLDIPGAILLGASLALISLSLMFIAASGTSTDSIIELALGIALIPFFLLNETRSKYPILNLKIFKIRLLTYSILANFLQGIGGLSLSFLLIMYLQGVRGLNPLDSSLLLTPGYVIASILAPFMGKVADRGKPGIVAGIGLMFIFITLILYFFLLTPTTEYYLIIGISAITGIGSAMFWPSNSTAIMFHAPKEYYGSVSGLSRTLGNIGTILSYVLSIVVATLSIPRNVAFEIFIGTTKLNGDVSATFVNGLHFAFLISSIIIIVAMIFSFMSGKTKESVTK, encoded by the coding sequence ATGAATACTAACTCTATCTTATTTGTATTAACTCTAGGATCCCTAATGGCTGCAGTAGACACTACGATAGTATTATTAGCACTTCCTACTATAACATCAAGTTTACATACCGATTTATTATCGTCAATATGGGTACTTTTAGCTTACATGATAGTTATTTCAGTTTTATCAACACAGGCTGGTAGGATAGGTGATTTATTCGGAAAAGGAAAGATCTACAATTTGGGGTTTGTAATATTTACAGTAGCCTCAGCCTTATGTGGTATTTCAACCAATATAGATATGTTGATTATATTTAGAATTGTACAAGCCATCGGAGGGTCAATGCTAGTGGCTAATAGTTCATCCATTGTGGCTGACGTTTTTCCACCTAATAGAAGAGGTAAGGCTTATGGAATAACTAGCTTAGGGTGGAACATAGGGGCGTTAGTTGGTATTGTTCTAGGTGGAATTTTGACTACTTTCTTAGGCTGGCAGTACATATTTTACATCAATGTACCAATTGGGATAGTCGCAGTCCTTTTAGGAGTAATGAATATTAAAGACATCAATAAGGTTAATACGAAACTGGATATACCTGGAGCAATCCTTTTGGGCGCTTCGTTAGCATTAATATCGCTATCATTAATGTTTATCGCTGCATCTGGAACTTCCACTGATAGTATTATTGAGTTAGCTTTAGGTATAGCGTTAATACCGTTTTTCTTGTTAAATGAAACTAGGAGTAAATATCCCATATTGAATTTGAAAATATTTAAAATAAGGCTTTTAACGTACTCAATCTTAGCTAATTTCCTCCAAGGTATTGGAGGACTTTCCTTGAGTTTCTTACTTATAATGTATCTTCAAGGTGTTAGAGGACTTAACCCTTTAGATAGTTCCTTATTGTTAACTCCAGGATACGTTATTGCTAGCATTTTAGCCCCATTTATGGGAAAGGTTGCGGATAGAGGAAAGCCAGGTATAGTAGCTGGTATAGGATTGATGTTCATTTTCATAACCTTGATTCTCTACTTCTTCTTACTAACACCCACTACTGAATATTATTTAATTATAGGAATTAGTGCGATTACTGGTATAGGCTCTGCGATGTTCTGGCCTTCTAATTCGACTGCCATAATGTTTCATGCACCTAAAGAATATTATGGTTCAGTTTCGGGGCTATCTAGAACGTTAGGTAACATAGGTACTATTCTAAGCTATGTCTTAAGCATAGTAGTTGCAACTTTAAGTATACCAAGGAATGTTGCCTTTGAGATATTTATAGGAACTACCAAGTTAAATGGAGATGTTAGTGCAACATTTGTGAATGGTTTACATTTTGCTTTTCTTATATCTTCGATAATAATAATAGTTGCTATGATATTCTCTTTTATGAGTGGGAAAACTAAAGAGAGTGTAACTAAGTAG
- a CDS encoding ABC transporter permease, which produces MVKYSIPYLTYIAIFGIIPLILTFVIVGVNFSGAIKSSFSTAPPLAIIYNTFFFSLFTAVVSTLLGYILAITVDMYPKKLLILLILLPFTIPFTASALIWVISFYGGYGWFTYLLGINYDPLYFSKSALFAVSLVSAWSSVPLAFLLILASLRSIPKEIKESSQIDGLTLSQYYFKIAFPYSLKGILLAFLITFVLSMGNFDLPYVMTQGGPGFSTTTLPLIVYFMMFQYDNFSGGALFASILALIASIPAIGVALLVKSKGFRFSLPAVKIPDKVFRVLMLVVSSIIIIFLDFPVYWMILVATRPNTLDFLKPPVLIPKEFTLSYVISSLESSVPYIISSVVVSLIVGILTIVLSSLGAYEGARKFWFWLLLLSIYLYALPSTSYIIPVYLMTSDLHLINTWIGLALPSAIFTASFAFWTMFNFYIDFPKVYEEAAEIDGMKNKILRLILPLSRPFLIATFVISFTFAWHLLFYPLVLSETPYQMNFPPTGSETATIFALNAISQGSVNWALLASSALVASLPVIIVSYVAQDYMLRGLYSGGVKGA; this is translated from the coding sequence ATGGTTAAGTACTCTATCCCTTATTTAACATATATTGCAATTTTCGGCATAATACCATTAATTCTAACCTTTGTTATTGTTGGAGTCAATTTCTCCGGCGCGATAAAGTCTTCCTTTAGCACTGCTCCTCCACTAGCAATAATATATAATACGTTTTTCTTTTCATTATTTACAGCAGTAGTATCAACTCTATTAGGGTATATTTTGGCCATCACTGTTGACATGTATCCCAAAAAGCTACTAATTCTTCTAATATTACTACCATTTACAATACCATTTACGGCGTCAGCCTTGATATGGGTTATAAGCTTTTACGGAGGTTACGGATGGTTTACATATTTATTGGGTATAAATTATGATCCATTATACTTTTCTAAAAGTGCATTATTTGCAGTAAGTTTAGTAAGTGCGTGGAGTTCTGTTCCTTTAGCTTTCCTTTTAATTTTGGCATCCTTGAGGAGTATTCCTAAGGAGATAAAAGAGTCTTCCCAAATAGATGGCTTAACGTTATCTCAATATTACTTTAAAATAGCCTTTCCGTATTCATTAAAGGGAATTTTACTAGCGTTTTTGATAACCTTTGTCCTTTCCATGGGTAACTTTGACTTACCTTATGTTATGACTCAAGGAGGTCCAGGTTTTTCTACAACAACGTTACCATTAATTGTATACTTCATGATGTTTCAATACGATAACTTCTCTGGTGGGGCGCTTTTCGCGTCGATTTTAGCGTTAATAGCCTCAATACCGGCAATCGGCGTTGCATTACTGGTGAAAAGCAAGGGTTTCAGATTTTCTCTTCCAGCAGTAAAAATTCCTGACAAAGTATTCAGAGTGTTAATGTTAGTCGTGTCTTCAATTATCATAATATTCTTAGACTTTCCAGTATATTGGATGATATTAGTAGCTACTAGACCAAATACCTTAGACTTTTTAAAACCCCCCGTTTTAATCCCAAAGGAGTTTACGCTCTCATACGTAATTTCATCATTAGAGTCATCTGTTCCATATATTATATCTTCAGTTGTAGTATCATTGATTGTAGGTATCCTTACAATAGTGTTATCTAGTCTGGGAGCATATGAGGGTGCCAGAAAGTTCTGGTTCTGGTTACTATTATTATCAATTTACCTCTATGCGTTACCATCTACCTCATACATTATTCCAGTATATTTAATGACTTCTGACTTACATTTAATAAACACCTGGATAGGATTAGCATTACCCTCGGCAATATTTACAGCATCGTTTGCCTTTTGGACCATGTTTAACTTCTACATAGACTTTCCAAAAGTGTATGAGGAAGCTGCTGAAATTGATGGTATGAAGAACAAAATATTAAGACTAATATTGCCACTCTCAAGGCCATTTCTAATTGCAACATTTGTAATCTCATTTACGTTTGCTTGGCACCTTCTATTCTATCCTTTAGTTCTAAGTGAGACTCCTTATCAGATGAACTTTCCACCAACTGGGAGTGAGACTGCAACAATTTTCGCTTTAAATGCCATAAGTCAAGGGTCAGTTAATTGGGCCTTATTAGCTTCATCAGCTTTAGTGGCATCATTACCGGTAATAATAGTTTCATATGTGGCGCAAGACTACATGTTAAGAGGTTTATATTCTGGTGGTGTTAAGGGGGCATGA
- a CDS encoding ABC transporter ATP-binding protein, with protein sequence MITLKEVTKFFGSFKVIDNISLNVEKGEFFVILGKSGSGKTTLLRLIAGLERVSSGKIFINSMDVTDLPPSKRDIGMVFQNYALYPNKKVFENLMIALENSRIDKKNKEERIIEIAKELEIYHLMDKYPVQLSGGQQQRVAIAKALVRRPKVLLMDEPLSNLDVQLRYSARKLIKKVQKEFNITTVYVTHDSNEALAIADRIGVVDKGKLLQVGIPEEIYNNPSSGEVASLIGNPPMSFVKIDGKIIGVRPDDVTIRNDGKYEGVVSNCEFWGSYYLIYIDFIDNEVKAISRERIKEGSRVKFDFINYKVFGNG encoded by the coding sequence GTGATTACGCTAAAGGAGGTTACAAAGTTTTTTGGGAGTTTTAAGGTCATAGACAACATTAGCCTTAATGTTGAGAAAGGGGAGTTTTTCGTAATTTTAGGGAAGTCCGGTTCAGGTAAAACCACCTTGTTAAGGCTAATTGCTGGTTTAGAGAGAGTTAGTAGTGGGAAAATATTTATTAACAGTATGGACGTTACTGATTTACCACCCTCAAAAAGAGATATTGGAATGGTTTTTCAAAATTATGCGTTATATCCGAATAAAAAGGTTTTTGAGAACTTGATGATTGCATTGGAAAATTCAAGAATTGACAAGAAAAATAAAGAGGAAAGAATTATAGAAATTGCCAAGGAACTCGAGATATATCATTTAATGGACAAATATCCGGTTCAACTATCTGGAGGACAACAGCAGAGAGTCGCTATTGCTAAAGCGTTAGTGAGAAGACCCAAGGTATTATTGATGGACGAACCCTTATCTAACCTCGATGTGCAATTGAGGTATTCGGCTAGGAAATTGATCAAGAAAGTTCAAAAGGAGTTCAACATTACCACAGTATACGTTACACATGACTCAAATGAGGCCTTAGCAATTGCCGATAGAATTGGTGTAGTTGACAAGGGTAAACTATTACAAGTGGGGATTCCCGAAGAGATTTACAATAATCCATCAAGTGGAGAAGTGGCATCTTTGATTGGTAATCCTCCAATGAGTTTTGTTAAAATTGATGGTAAGATAATTGGCGTTAGACCAGATGATGTTACTATAAGGAATGATGGTAAGTATGAAGGGGTTGTGAGTAATTGTGAATTTTGGGGTTCATATTATTTAATTTACATAGATTTTATTGATAATGAAGTTAAGGCGATAAGTAGGGAAAGGATCAAGGAAGGCTCCAGGGTTAAATTTGATTTTATTAATTATAAGGTGTTTGGTAATGGTTAA
- a CDS encoding ABC transporter substrate-binding protein → MKAISTLAIAIIIIIVIAIVAAAAYFITSSSHHPSVATTTTPTIATNTTAPVTLTVVTFSGESANFIQYAGELFHQVHPNVQVEVIQYPFSEYIQKELTALEAHSSQYDIVGFTSTSALDVASYLLPLNQSVFNFSDIIYPQEDFGGLYYNASTNKTEIIGIAYETAVYLMAYNATIFDNQTLAQEFEQEYHMNFSPITYENWTVVLDVDQFLMSHHITKYGFLIDDHVAHGIIDAFPAVYGWYYFRNSSLNMGNLAGLPNYNIMFEGKILPGFNYPLPSFNSTSGVQALITYRELVSYEPSPSQIQISYDNLPEFFSQGAGAFLFTSQLSYINNSKDVLLAPLPGGYAETGTDFLGISKYSSHPQLALEFLQFLVSPKVQEIAFLKYGKFPISKQAFLSLISNSSLPSYQREWLQETYLAALNATANPPNVPQTYPSLIPSFNNEAFQFLTASQYNETYAMYVLQQAANAWIKALSS, encoded by the coding sequence ATGAAAGCTATTTCAACTCTTGCAATAGCCATTATAATAATAATTGTGATAGCTATAGTAGCTGCTGCAGCGTATTTCATCACCTCAAGTAGTCATCATCCTTCTGTTGCGACGACTACTACACCGACCATTGCTACCAATACAACTGCACCAGTTACACTAACAGTAGTTACATTTAGTGGAGAATCCGCGAACTTTATCCAATACGCTGGTGAGTTATTCCATCAAGTGCATCCAAACGTTCAAGTTGAAGTTATTCAATACCCATTTAGTGAGTACATTCAGAAAGAACTTACAGCTCTTGAAGCTCATTCTTCCCAATATGATATTGTAGGCTTCACTTCCACTTCCGCCCTAGATGTAGCATCATATTTGTTGCCTTTAAATCAATCAGTTTTCAATTTCTCTGATATAATATATCCTCAAGAAGATTTCGGAGGATTGTACTATAATGCGTCTACAAATAAAACTGAAATAATAGGTATTGCGTACGAGACTGCTGTTTATTTAATGGCATACAATGCCACAATATTTGATAATCAGACCTTAGCACAAGAATTTGAGCAAGAATATCACATGAACTTTTCACCTATTACGTATGAGAATTGGACTGTAGTTTTAGATGTTGATCAATTTCTAATGTCACACCATATTACAAAATACGGTTTCCTAATTGATGACCATGTCGCACATGGGATTATTGACGCATTCCCTGCAGTATATGGCTGGTACTACTTTAGGAATAGCTCATTAAATATGGGTAATCTAGCGGGTTTACCTAACTATAACATAATGTTTGAAGGGAAAATATTGCCAGGTTTCAACTATCCTCTACCATCGTTTAATTCTACCTCTGGCGTTCAAGCTCTAATCACCTATAGGGAATTGGTTAGTTATGAGCCCAGCCCATCACAAATTCAAATATCATATGATAATCTTCCAGAATTCTTCTCTCAAGGAGCAGGTGCATTTCTATTTACTTCCCAGTTGAGTTATATTAACAATTCTAAAGATGTATTACTAGCACCATTACCTGGAGGATACGCGGAAACTGGTACTGACTTTTTAGGCATTAGTAAGTACTCATCACATCCTCAATTAGCTTTAGAGTTTTTGCAATTTTTAGTATCTCCCAAAGTACAAGAGATTGCATTCTTAAAGTACGGTAAGTTCCCAATTTCTAAACAAGCTTTTCTCTCACTAATAAGCAACTCCTCATTGCCATCCTATCAAAGGGAGTGGTTACAAGAGACTTATTTAGCAGCGTTAAATGCGACAGCGAACCCTCCAAATGTTCCACAAACGTATCCGTCGTTAATTCCAAGCTTCAACAATGAGGCGTTCCAGTTCTTAACAGCATCTCAGTATAATGAGACATATGCCATGTACGTATTACAACAAGCGGCAAACGCATGGATCAAGGCTCTTTCTTCATAA
- a CDS encoding YkgJ family cysteine cluster protein — MKINADQINLITKRGLRGDLKSFERLLDFLEKYESTSVVKYGMYSLIFQIAMNKFIDTSKDCEECGGKCCQIGYPIPVYGFDYEELRNRLNTDDLKKLEKVENNLFLLRRPCQFQKGWLCSIHKIKPYACLSYPFATEDEQKEVINSYDGKGIPDFKVPEYCPAGKRVKDIMNQIINDLINKLGRVPTPRELYNELKSRYYSNEETTSK, encoded by the coding sequence ATGAAAATTAACGCTGATCAGATTAATCTAATAACGAAGAGAGGTTTAAGAGGTGATTTGAAAAGCTTCGAGAGATTACTAGACTTTCTAGAGAAATATGAGAGTACATCTGTAGTAAAGTATGGTATGTACTCTTTGATATTTCAGATCGCCATGAATAAATTTATAGATACTTCAAAAGACTGTGAGGAGTGTGGAGGGAAATGTTGTCAAATTGGATATCCCATACCAGTTTATGGATTTGATTACGAGGAGTTAAGGAATAGGTTGAACACAGATGATTTGAAGAAATTGGAAAAAGTAGAGAACAACTTATTTTTATTACGAAGACCTTGCCAGTTTCAAAAAGGATGGCTCTGCAGTATTCACAAAATTAAGCCATACGCATGTCTCTCGTATCCATTCGCAACTGAAGATGAGCAAAAGGAAGTAATTAATTCATATGATGGGAAAGGAATTCCAGATTTCAAAGTACCGGAATATTGTCCAGCAGGGAAGCGAGTAAAGGATATTATGAACCAAATTATTAATGATTTAATTAACAAGCTGGGAAGGGTTCCTACTCCGAGAGAGTTATATAATGAGTTAAAATCAAGATATTATAGTAATGAGGAAACCACCAGTAAATGA
- a CDS encoding tetratricopeptide repeat protein yields the protein MSEILELINKGKYSEALKRIKEKIEQKKDDPELYYLMGLVYFKAGKYKRAIDSLSKAIRLKRDEAKYHCLLGYSLYGEGYANGDEKLIRRALKELQLSVEIDKDIPNKEKEYHYYMANILYELEDYEKALKEVNEALKFDNSPEVHKLKGDILFQLKKYNEAIEEYRTNLNDDKNLYAIAYTYFTIGKYDQALEYYDRAIGVNPEDPYHYEGKARTLIFMGKINEAYETIKKAIDIDPDNPYIKLTEVEVLAEIDERRATKALTEYLEETEEYREIICEESKERKFKEKTRELIEKVLVKFC from the coding sequence ATGAGTGAAATATTAGAGCTAATAAACAAAGGGAAATACAGTGAGGCCTTAAAGAGAATTAAAGAAAAAATAGAGCAAAAGAAAGATGATCCAGAACTATATTATTTGATGGGGCTAGTATATTTTAAGGCTGGTAAGTATAAAAGGGCAATAGATAGCTTAAGTAAAGCGATTAGGCTAAAGAGGGATGAGGCAAAATACCATTGCCTGTTAGGTTATTCACTGTATGGGGAAGGATATGCCAATGGCGATGAAAAATTAATAAGAAGGGCCTTAAAGGAACTTCAACTTTCAGTAGAGATCGATAAGGATATACCTAATAAGGAGAAGGAATATCATTACTACATGGCTAATATCTTATATGAACTAGAAGATTATGAAAAAGCTTTAAAAGAGGTTAATGAGGCTTTAAAATTTGACAACTCTCCGGAAGTTCATAAGTTAAAAGGTGATATTTTATTTCAATTGAAGAAATACAACGAAGCAATTGAGGAGTATAGGACTAATTTAAACGATGATAAAAACCTCTACGCAATAGCGTATACGTATTTTACGATAGGAAAATATGACCAAGCCCTTGAGTACTATGATAGGGCAATAGGTGTAAATCCAGAAGATCCGTATCATTACGAAGGCAAAGCTAGAACATTAATCTTTATGGGAAAAATTAATGAGGCTTATGAGACCATAAAGAAAGCTATAGATATTGATCCAGATAACCCTTACATAAAACTAACAGAAGTAGAAGTCCTAGCAGAGATTGATGAGAGAAGAGCTACAAAAGCTTTAACAGAATATTTAGAGGAGACGGAGGAATATAGAGAAATTATTTGTGAAGAAAGTAAGGAGAGAAAATTTAAGGAAAAAACCAGAGAACTTATAGAGAAAGTATTAGTTAAGTTTTGCTAG
- a CDS encoding AIR synthase family protein, with amino-acid sequence MINLTSVNLVTRCKVSMIEALYTFLMELYLFTFSSVNSNSTCRNDLIHLTFLKLYSLSHLMHLGKINEDVFNKVIYPHLGEKRKEVLVGPQHGVDTAAIDLQDARVLVVKTDPVFIVPQFGFKKAAWFAVHILASDVMTSGIPPQYAVIDLNLPPKIKDEEFEEMWIGIHEALKEIEVMVVGGHTGVYEGTDYPMVGGFTMFGIGEKEKLGMPSKVKVGDSVIMTKGPAIEATGLLTNLYPEYFKQRLDKEIFNEAYNMYWKMSCWKDGLIASRSGIHLMHDATEGGVFGALTEVAKASGKGMKIYDDKLFIHRAVREVTKLVNIDPWISISEGTMIIVTDKGEEVREALIKEGIEAEIIGEVVDQSGDVTLVKKDGSRVKIEHPLEDPFWRAFFDLASKT; translated from the coding sequence ATAATCAACTTAACTTCGGTTAACTTAGTTACTAGATGTAAAGTTAGTATGATAGAAGCATTATATACTTTTTTAATGGAATTATATTTATTCACGTTCTCTAGTGTTAATTCGAATAGTACTTGTAGAAATGATTTGATTCACTTAACTTTTTTAAAGTTGTATTCCCTTTCTCATCTAATGCACTTAGGAAAGATAAATGAGGATGTATTTAATAAGGTAATCTACCCTCACCTTGGGGAAAAACGAAAAGAAGTTCTAGTTGGTCCCCAGCACGGAGTCGATACTGCAGCAATAGATCTTCAAGATGCTAGAGTCTTAGTAGTAAAGACTGATCCGGTCTTCATAGTGCCACAATTCGGGTTTAAGAAGGCAGCGTGGTTTGCAGTACACATACTAGCTAGCGATGTAATGACCTCTGGCATTCCACCTCAATATGCTGTGATAGATCTAAATTTACCGCCCAAAATTAAAGATGAGGAATTTGAGGAGATGTGGATTGGTATTCATGAAGCACTAAAGGAGATTGAAGTTATGGTAGTTGGTGGTCATACGGGAGTATATGAAGGTACTGATTATCCGATGGTTGGGGGATTCACTATGTTTGGAATAGGGGAGAAGGAAAAATTGGGAATGCCGTCTAAGGTTAAAGTAGGAGATAGTGTAATAATGACTAAGGGGCCAGCAATAGAGGCTACTGGTCTCCTAACTAACCTTTACCCTGAGTATTTTAAACAAAGATTGGATAAGGAGATCTTTAACGAGGCTTATAATATGTACTGGAAGATGAGCTGTTGGAAAGACGGTTTAATAGCATCTAGAAGTGGTATTCATCTAATGCACGATGCTACTGAGGGAGGTGTCTTTGGAGCTTTGACAGAGGTTGCAAAAGCAAGTGGTAAGGGTATGAAAATATATGACGATAAGCTTTTCATCCATAGGGCTGTTAGAGAGGTAACAAAGTTGGTTAACATAGATCCGTGGATATCTATAAGCGAGGGTACAATGATCATAGTTACTGATAAGGGAGAAGAAGTGAGGGAAGCGTTAATAAAAGAAGGAATTGAGGCTGAAATAATTGGAGAAGTAGTAGACCAAAGTGGAGATGTAACGTTGGTTAAGAAAGACGGAAGTAGAGTAAAGATTGAACATCCATTAGAGGATCCCTTCTGGAGAGCGTTTTTCGATTTAGCTAGCAAAACTTAA
- a CDS encoding DoxX family protein: MDPTLASIGLLIFRILYGISLIPHGVAKANKNANSQFKGFMKQLGVPPIFVDLSMLVEILGGLLVIVGAISLIVSAVLILFFIGTIVVSHRMKKPLATGMNPGIDLDILFLAGAIVLLLLGPGEFSLLAGPQI; encoded by the coding sequence ATGGATCCGACCCTAGCCTCAATTGGTCTATTAATATTCAGAATACTGTATGGAATTTCGCTAATACCACACGGTGTAGCTAAGGCTAATAAAAATGCTAATTCCCAGTTTAAAGGATTTATGAAGCAGTTAGGTGTACCGCCAATATTTGTAGATCTTTCAATGTTAGTTGAAATTCTAGGAGGGCTTTTAGTAATAGTTGGAGCAATATCGCTAATAGTTTCAGCAGTGTTAATTTTGTTCTTCATAGGTACTATAGTAGTAAGCCATAGGATGAAAAAACCACTAGCTACTGGAATGAATCCAGGGATAGATCTAGATATACTATTCCTAGCAGGGGCAATAGTATTACTGCTATTAGGTCCAGGAGAGTTCTCCCTATTAGCTGGTCCACAAATTTAA
- a CDS encoding purine-nucleoside phosphorylase translates to MNPVHILAKKGEIAERVLIAGDPGRVRLLSSLLESPKLVNENRGFLVYTGKYNDDLVSIATHGIGGPSIAIVLEELAILGAKVFIRYGTTGALVPYINLGEYIIVTGASYNQGGLFYQYLRDNACVASTPDFELTNKLLTSFSKKGLKYYVGNVFSSDAFYAEDEEFVKRWSSRGNIAVEMECATLFMLSKIKGWKSATVLVVSDNLAKGGVWISKEDLEKSVMEGARAVLDTLTS, encoded by the coding sequence ATGAATCCAGTTCACATTTTGGCTAAAAAGGGAGAAATTGCGGAAAGGGTTCTGATAGCTGGAGACCCAGGTAGGGTCAGACTGTTATCGTCACTGTTAGAAAGCCCTAAACTAGTTAATGAAAATAGGGGATTCCTAGTCTATACCGGTAAATATAATGATGATCTTGTAAGTATAGCAACTCATGGAATTGGAGGTCCTTCAATAGCAATAGTTTTAGAAGAGTTAGCAATCTTAGGAGCCAAGGTTTTCATTAGATATGGCACAACTGGTGCATTGGTCCCCTACATTAACTTAGGTGAGTATATAATAGTAACTGGTGCATCCTATAACCAAGGAGGGTTATTTTATCAATATTTGAGGGACAATGCTTGCGTGGCCTCTACTCCAGATTTTGAGTTAACTAACAAGTTATTAACGTCTTTCTCTAAAAAGGGTTTGAAGTATTATGTAGGAAACGTATTTAGTAGTGATGCATTCTATGCTGAAGATGAGGAATTTGTAAAGAGGTGGAGTAGTAGGGGTAATATAGCTGTTGAGATGGAATGCGCGACGCTGTTTATGTTAAGTAAGATTAAGGGATGGAAGAGTGCAACTGTTCTGGTTGTAAGTGATAATTTGGCTAAAGGTGGCGTTTGGATTTCAAAGGAGGATTTGGAGAAAAGTGTAATGGAAGGAGCTAGAGCTGTTTTAGATACCTTGACTAGTTGA
- a CDS encoding SMP-30/gluconolactonase/LRE family protein, with protein MESNLITLSNYKAVLGEGPVYDMDLNTLFWVDIEGKRILVNDLNTGTEVFYEMPDFVSSLCVIDDKRVIATIRHGFYVVNLERGEIKKVAEVETDVESNRFNDGKCDTLGRYWAGTMNMNERKPTGSFYKFDGSKVIKMLEGLTVSNGLGWDPDNKQMFLIDSPVRKVFVFDFDLNKGEIYNRRVAVDFGNEPGNPDGMAVDEEGNIWVAHWGGGKVSRWNPKTGKKLLEIKVPATYVTSVTFGTPELNQLFITTAGKSQDPLAGKTFTTRANVRGLPNFRFKIS; from the coding sequence ATGGAGTCAAATTTAATTACCTTAAGTAATTACAAGGCAGTTTTAGGAGAAGGTCCAGTTTACGATATGGATTTAAACACGCTTTTTTGGGTTGATATTGAGGGAAAGAGAATATTAGTTAACGATCTTAACACCGGTACTGAGGTATTCTACGAGATGCCGGATTTTGTCTCATCCTTGTGTGTTATCGATGATAAGAGGGTTATCGCTACTATTAGACATGGATTTTATGTAGTAAATTTAGAAAGAGGCGAGATTAAGAAGGTTGCTGAAGTGGAAACTGATGTTGAATCGAATAGATTTAACGATGGTAAATGCGACACGCTTGGACGATACTGGGCTGGGACTATGAATATGAACGAAAGGAAACCAACTGGAAGTTTCTATAAGTTTGATGGAAGTAAAGTAATTAAGATGCTAGAAGGTCTCACAGTGTCAAATGGTTTAGGTTGGGATCCAGATAATAAGCAAATGTTCCTTATTGATAGCCCAGTCAGAAAGGTTTTTGTGTTCGATTTCGATTTAAATAAAGGAGAAATCTACAATAGAAGGGTTGCAGTAGATTTTGGAAATGAACCGGGAAACCCCGACGGAATGGCAGTTGATGAGGAAGGGAATATTTGGGTAGCCCATTGGGGTGGAGGAAAGGTTAGTAGATGGAATCCTAAAACAGGAAAGAAACTACTTGAAATAAAAGTTCCAGCAACCTATGTTACCTCAGTGACTTTCGGTACTCCAGAGTTAAATCAATTATTCATTACCACCGCTGGGAAGAGCCAAGATCCATTAGCTGGTAAAACGTTTACAACAAGAGCCAATGTAAGAGGATTACCCAATTTTAGGTTTAAAATCTCGTAA